GACTCCGGAAGCAAAAAGTCCTAGCCCTAACACTCTTAGGAGTGTCCCCAAATGGGAAAAAGGACAGGCTCTTTCCTTAGTAATGGTAACACCTTACCCGCTCCAGAACCTTGAGTGCTCTCAGTGAGATCTAAAATGGCCAAGGACGGCTTCGCCTCCTATGTGGTCATTTCTCCAGCGGCTAACCATCTCCCCAAAACTCGGGTTAACCTACTGCCCCTATTGCCACATCAGCCAGATAAGATATCAGGAAATAAAGACAGATTTCAAAATCAAGGTCAAAATATTCCAACAAAGCAAGCGGTAACTCCCAGTGGGAAAGGAAATCTGACAGCTGGAAGCACAGGCCCTGGGAAGCCCGGGTGCCCAAGGCCTCTCCTTTTAGAGGGAGGGCCAGGGCCCCGCAGCCCCCAGGACCCAGTCTTGTTGGAACCCGAGTACTGGCCTGGCTTCCTGCCCTTTATCTGCACTTTAGAATCGTGTACCCCGGGTTTTTCTTGTCAGCTGAAGCTCGCAGGAAGAGATGGGAAGGCAGTCCCTGGGGCGCTAGGCCCGGCTGTGCCGCCCCGGGGCGCACACACGAGGGGTCCGCCCGGGCGGGGAGGGGACCCCCAGGAGGGCCGCGggcgggcggggcgcggggctCCTGGGGCCCACGTCTCCTTACCCGGCACAAATCCGCCAGCAACCCCCAGCTGACCAGTGACCCCACTCTGTCTTCAGCCCCCGCAAAGTCTGACTCAAGTGCCGCGGGGCCTTTTCTCGACCCCAACCGGCGCTCCTGGACGCCGGCGAGGGTTACAAGCCTGTGTCGACAGAAAACAGCGTCAGCCCGCGGCGGCCCGGCCACTCCCGGCCGCCCCCAGCGCCCGGAGCCGGCCACCCGCCCGGCACCGCCGGACCCCTCGCGGGGGCGCGGCCCAACCGCCGCTACGGGGTCACGACGCCGGTGGGTCCCTCTCCGCGGGCCGGGCCCCGCGCCCCCGGCCCCTGTCAGGTGCGCCCCTCGGCGCCCCGGCCGGCGCCGGCCCACCTACCCAGGCCGTGGCGGGCGCAGGCGGCTCCCAGCNNNNNNNNNNNNNNNNNNNNNNNNNNNNNNNNNNNNNNNNNNNNNNNNNNNNNNNNNNNNNNNNNNNNNNNNNNNNNNNNNNNNNNNNNNNNNNNNNNNNNNNNNNNNNNNNNNNNNNNNNNNNNNNNNNNNNNNNNNNNNNNNNNNNNNNNNNNNNNNNNNNNNNNNNNNNNNNNNNNNNNNNNNNNNNNNNNNNNNNNNNNNNNNNNNNNNNNNNNNNNNNNNNNNNNNNNNNNNNNNNNNNNNNNNNNNNNNNNNNNNNNNNNNNNNNNNNNNNNNNNNNNNNNNNNNNNNNNNNNNNNNNNNNNNNNNNNNNNNNNNNNNNNNNNNNNNNNNNNNNNNNNNNNNNNNNNNNNNNNNNNNNNNNNNNNNNNNNNNNNNNNNNNNNNNNNNNNNNNNNGGGGCGGCGGCGCGAGGGGCGGGGGCTGCACACGCCGGCGGCGCGCCGCGGCCAATCGgcgcccgccgccccgccccccagccaaTCAGCGCAGGTCTAGCGCCCCTGCCCCAGACGCCGGCCAATCAGCGCCCGCATCCAAACCCGTGCCCGCTCCGGGCCGGGCTGCTGCGTACCTGAGTGCGGGCCGGGAGCCGCGAGCtaccggcggcggcggcggcggcggccggagAGCAGCGACAAGGCCTCAGCCTCTCTCCAGGGACCAGGCCAGCGTCCTGGGGCAGCTACTGGACAGCGGCTCCCAGGAGTTGAGGCGCCGCGACTGCCGAGCACCCGGTAGAGCGCAGAGCGGAATGGGCCGTCGCGGACGGGACAGCGCTGCGAGGTAGTTGGTTCTCTCCGGGGCGCCGTAGGCATCAGGTGACCGGGTCCCGGAGGAGTCACGTGACCTCCAGGGGCACCCGGCCAGGACATGGCAGCCACCAAGCCGCTGTCCCGCTTCTGGGAGTGGGGGAAGAACATCGTGTGCGTGGGTAGGAACTACGCGGACCACGTCAAGGAGATGCAGAGCGTGGTGCTGAGCGAGCCGGTGCTCTTCCTGAAGCCGTCCACAGCCTACGTCCGCGAGGGTTCGGCCATCCTCATGCCGGCCTACAGCCGCAACCTGCACCACGAGCTCGAGCTGGGCGTAGTGATGGGCAGGCGCGGCCGCGCCGTCCCGGAGGCCGCGGCCATGGACTACGTGGCCGGCTATGCCCTGTGTCTGGACATGACCGCCAGAGACGTGCAGGACGAGTGCAAGAAGAAGGGGTTGCCCTGGACGCTGGCCAAGAGCTTCACCGCCTCTTGCCCGGTCAGCGCTTTCGTGCCCAAAGAGAAGATCCCGGACCCTCACAACCTGAAGCTCTGGCTCAAGGTCAACGGCGAACTCAGGCAGGAGGGTGAGACATCCTCCATGATCTTTTCCATCCCCTACATTATTAGCTACGTTTCTCAGATAATGACCTTGGAAGAAGGAGATATTATCTTGACCGGGACGCCGAAGGGAGTCGGACCCGTTAAAGAAAACGATGAGATCCAGGCTGGCATACACGGGGTCGTCAGTATGAGATTTAAGGTGGAAAAGCCAGAGTATTGACTTACTAAGTTTTAGGAGAGAAGGGAGCTGGACAGAAGCAAGCAAAGGTTGTTAAATGTGACAATCCTTTAATAGACTGTTTTGTTTGCGGTAAGAAACTAATTCTTAAATATGATTTAATTGGATTGTTATGACTTAAGGAAGATGGACCCTTCAAGGAAAATGTGATCTAGAAAAGCTGGgccagaaatggaaagaagattGTCTTTTAGGAAACAACCAAATTAAGTTTTTGTGAAGCTTCCAAAGCGGAGAATTTATCAAAACAAATGTTCAGAagacttcctttcctttcctaaaaCTGGACTGGATAAGACTTTTCATtagggggtgcctaggtggctcagtccattaagcatctgcctttgcctcaggtcaggatctgggggtcctggaattgagccctgggtcaagctccctgctcagcagggagtgtacttcttcctctgcccctcctcctgctagtcccttctctctctcaaataactacaaatctttaaaaaaaaaaaaaaaaaaagacttttcattGGGCATTCTGAGATCAGTaattcaaaacttaaaatatgcaaaggaatttgaaaatcatgttttctaaatttccttgATCATGATAATTACCTGGaggtatttgtaaaaataatttccacaTTACTGGCCTGTACCAGGTCCACTGTATTAATTAGCAGAATTAATCTCCAGCACTCCCAAGTGCTTCTTATCATGGAAATGTCGATAAACACTACTCCACATAGTTaatttataattgtatttaataagttttttaatttattatttaaatttaaattatttaaaaacgaTTAATGGCAACTTCAGTCATTTGCATCATGACCTGTAGATTCGAGTTTGGGAGATAATTTTGAAACaattgttttccaaataaaaatgctatcttttggggcgcctgagtggctcagtcattaagcgtctgccttcggctcaggtcatgatcccagagtcctgggatcgaaccccgcatcaggctccctgctccgcggaaagcctgcttctccctctcccactccccctgcttatgttccctctctcgctgtgtctctctctgtcaaataaataaaatctttaaaaataaataaaataaaaatgctatctTTTATTTGGCCTAAAAGTTTACTTTTATCACTCCATTAGTGGCTAGGAGGCACACTTGCTCATTAAGGGGTTTCAGACCTTGGTCATTGACCTTTGGCCTCTAGAGCACTGTGCTCTATTAACAAAGTTAATCAGCACCTCTGCCTCCAACCAAAGGTGAGGAAGCTGAATAGCCCGGGAGAGCTACTTTTGTTCCTACCTGCTCTCCGTGGAGAAAAAGTCTAGGCAAGATGCACAGTGCCCGGTGGTGCCCTTTAAGCTTAGGCAGGGGCTCCTGCTGGATATGGAAACAAGACATCTATAGGCCCCTCTCAGAAAGCTAAGGACATCTAATTTAATAATAGctcacatttactgagcccttagTACTGCCAGGCACTGCGTCAAGAGCTTTCCATGTATTATTTAACCCTCAACAAAGCTGTAAGATCGGTATTACTACCATCCCTGTTAAACATGAAGATGTAGATTTAGGGGCTAGCCAGCCTAGCTTTATGGTCACTCAGCTGAGGGACAGAACCAAGTTACAACCTAGCTTTCCTAGGACCAAAACATGAAGTCTTGACCACTATGCAGGCTTCATCTTGCAGGTAGATATATAAGAAGATTCAAACATGTAGGTATTAGGCAACccgcacattttttttttttaagattttatttatttatttgagacagagaatgagatagagcatgagagggtcagagggagaagcagactccctgccgagcagggagcccgatgtgggactcgatcctgggactccaggatcatgacctgagccgaaggcagtcgcttaaccaactgagccacccaggcaacccccacatttaatttataatttattgtgAAGAAGTGCCAGGATTAGACTTATTAAATGTCATACTATCTTGTTTTATCTTCTAATcaagtttcttattttaattgcTCAAGCAATAGGTGTTTATTACAGATGAGTTCAAGAATACCCAAAATTCCATTCACCCAGAGACAGCCGAGTGAAGCATTTAGTGTACCTTCTTCCAAATCTGTGGATGTGAttgcaattcattttttttttttaaagattttatttatttatttgacagacagagacagcaacagcaggaacacaagcaggaggagtgagagaaggagaagcaggcttcccgccaagcagggagcccgatgcggggctcaatcccaggaccctgggatcatgacctgagccaaaggcagacgcttaacgactgagccacccaggcacccctgattgcaattcttaaaataagattTGCCCATAACTCAAATTTCCTAACCTGCTTTCCTCACAGTGTGTTGTGACTCTCTGTCGGGCAGCACATTTCTGCAGCACTGTTTTTAGTGACTGTGTAAGATTCTgaaatcagggggcgcctgggtggctcagctggttaagtgactgccttcggctcaggtcatgatcctggagtcccaggatggagtcccacattgggctacccgctcagcagggagtctgcttctccctctgaccctctcgcctctcatgatctctctctctctcaaataaataagtaaaatctttaaaaaaaaaaaaaaaagattctgaaatcAGTCCTCCATTGTTGGCAATTGAAATGGTTTCTAATCATTTGCTAGTAGAATGAGCACATTTGTGGTTACTTCATTGGGCTAGGTTCCCATAGGCAGAAGAGCTGGTTCAAGGGTGTGCTCATATTGAACGTGTATTAGTCTAACCAGCAGACATGAGGTTCAGCTGAGACAAGCCCACCAAGCTGACAGACTTCAAAGCAAACCAAAAGGTGTGAGGCAGGAACAGGTTCACAGCAGCCCCCGTGGGCGGCACAAATAGCACCCAGAGAGGTCAGTGTTCATCACTGTGGCATGAGCTTTGTCACAAACAGCTGACAACAGAATTGCAGGTGTAGCACACAAAGTCCTTGGCTTcaagaataaaaaacagagaCACCAATTTCCACAATTGCTGATCTTGCTAAAATCACAGTAGTCCTAGCACCCAGGAGGCACATTTCCCCCCAACTTTTTGAATAAATTTAAACCTACTAAAAAGTTGAAAGACTAATACAGTGAACTCTACACACCCTTCATTCGATTCAGTAATTGTTAATATTGGTTATGTTTGTTCTCTCTGCGTCTCTCCATACTCCGTCTCTCTCCGCATATATGCATGCCTGAACAACTTAGGCTGGAAAACTGGAAATGAGTTGCAGAAAAACTCTACCCTTCCGGTATGCATCTCCTAAGAATAAGGACCTTCTCTTATATAGATACAATGCCATTAccacacttaagaaaaaaattccacagTATATTAGTTCATGTAGAATGTATGGCTTCACATGTGTTCTTCTGCGCTTTTTCATTGAGATTTTATGAAAAGTGAGTATTTTACATCTGCTTAATATACTGTGAACATCTTTCCAGGTCAGCgaatataggttttcataatcCCTTTTAATGCTGTGCATTAGATTGAGTACCCCAGAGGCCAAGCTAAGGTGGGGTTCTTGTTCATACGGTTTACTGAAGGAGCACTCTTAGGAGAAAAGTACAGAGGAAGCAGAAAGGGCAGAGAGCAAACTAAGAAAGAATGTGCTGGTCTCAGAGCTAGAGATGAGCTTCAGTCCACTGACCGTCCCAAGGGGAAGTCACTGTCGGaatctgctccccacccctcccataACTTCCCCCAGGTAATTCTCCACCTCTCAGAGAAGCTGAGAGATAGGTGTGTGCCTGAGGGTCCagggggtctgggtggggcccaaCATTCCCTTACCGGCTGCTAGGTTTCAAATGTTTTGCTATTAGAAACAGTGATGTGAGGAACATCCTCCACTGGGAGCATATGTTTATTTCCCTAGGGAAAGGCATAGATGTGAAATCAGTTAGATGGTTTGCactttaaattatgtatttgcCAAATTGCCATGGGAAAATAACACACAAATTTGTACTTGACGTGTTTAAGAATACCTTTTTATGCACACCCTAGCTAATGCTGGGTATCATGGctgtgatcattttttaaaaatatttatttttagagagaaagagagcgagcatgggggcaggaaggggcaggcggggggagagagagaacctcaagcagactccctgctgagccaggagccagacgggGCTCggtctcagaccctgagatcacaactctgagatcaggacttgagccaaaaccaagaatcagacgcttaaaccaactgagccacccaggcttccctatgGCTatggtcattttaatttgcatttcgttgattaacatcttttcatatttttatagttattgttTTAATGAGACTATTGGGCACATCTGTGGTATTAATGTTGGTGTAGTATCTTTGGTTTCAGgtaaattttagatttcttttcaaTATGATTAATTCAAATATGCTTAAAAACCTTCatgtattgggtgcctgggtggctcagttggttaagcgactgccttcggctcaggtcatgatcccagggtcctgggatcgagtcccacattgggctcccggctcagcggggagcctgcttctccctctgaccctctcctctctcatgctgtttctctctcgctcgctctccaataaataaataaataaaatcttaaaaaaaaaaattttaaagagaaagaataaagtaagTATAATAATTCAActatagggatgcctggctggcccagttggtagagcacacgactcttttttttttttaagacttatttatttatttgagagagagagagcatggggggaggggcagagggagagagagagagagaatctcaagcagactctgtgctgagcactgagcccaacgcagggcttgatctcaagatcctgagatcatgacctgagccaaaaccaagagttggatgctcaaccaacggagccacccaggcaccccgagcacacaactctttatctcagggtcatgagttcaagccgcagcttgggcgtggagcctacttaaaaaaaaaaaaaaaatcaaactataaaaGCAGAATAGGATTCACACAACAAAAACATTGCCAAATATGAGTGACAGTGAAACTGCTCTCCTTCAACATTTGTAATAACATACTCCCTGATCATGCACTGGGTTGTGTGAGTCCAAGCACCTGACATATATGGATGTACTCAGTCTTGACAGTCACCAAGAGAAGTTGGTATCGTTATCCCTGTTTACAAAAGGAGAACCAGAGATGGAGAAGCTCAGAGCCAGAGACCATCCTGGAAGCAGCACATAGAGTATGAGCCTGCAGTAACAGAGCCTGCCCACACAACCATCTCCATGCAGCTGGGCCTTCAggtcccatctgtaaaatgggcaaacTAACAGTCCTTGTATAAATTgagttctaggggcgcctgagtggctcaattgggtaagcacctgccttccgcttgggtcatgatcccagggtcctgagatcgaaccctaGGTCAGGCTcgttgctcagtggggagtctgcttctccctctccctctgcccctccccctgcttgtgctcactctctgtcaaataaataaataaaatcttcaaaaaaaaataataattgcattCTATTAGTGTTTATTATAGTGTCTGTCGCATTGAAAGCACTCAATAATGTTAGCTGTTAATATTATTGTAGCAATTTAATGTCCAGAAACTTATcccaaggaaataattaagaatgCGGACAAAAATTCAGCTACAGCTGTCATTTCCAATAGCAACAAATGGGGAACATCTTAAATGTCTAACAGTATTGGATTAATTACATTCATTACCCTACATTCATATAATGAAAAGATGTACAGCCATTAAAGTTAGGTCAAATATTGAATAAGGTAAAAAGTTTTATTACAAAGTATTAAGTGTAAACACAGATTATAGAGTAACCTGTACTTGCAAACCATATGTTCTAACAAAGACAGATGAATACATATGACAGGAAAGACACACAAACATGAAGATGCTTGTAAGCATATGCTGACAGCAGCTGTGATTGGCTGATCATAAGAGCCAAAAGGcggaaacagcccagatgtccacagACAGATGAATGGGTGAACAAAATGTCCATCCATACAGTGGGAAACTCCTCAACCGCAAGAAGGAGGGAAGCACTGATGGCTGATGAGACATGGGTGAGCCTCAAACACATCGTGctcagagaaagaagccagacacaaaaagtcaCATATCATATGAAGTACCCAGAGTTGTCAAGCGCATGGACATGAAGCGGATCAGAGGTTACTAGGGGCTGGAGAGGTGGAAATGGAGAGCGATCGTCTAACAGGGACAGAgtgtcagtttgggaagatgaaaaagttccggAGATGGATGTGGTGATAgttacacaacactgtgaatgtatttaagGCCATTCAATtctacacctaaaaatggttaaaatggtcaattttatgtgaTGTATATCACATATTCTGCCATGTGCACAGCAGAATCAGGAAAGGAGAATCTTATTGAAAGCAACCACTAGTAGATTAGGAAAAATCCTAGAGTCACCACACTATTTACATAAAGCAAAGCAAACCTGTGGATGGGAAGATGCCAGGACCAAGGAA
The sequence above is drawn from the Neomonachus schauinslandi chromosome 5, ASM220157v2, whole genome shotgun sequence genome and encodes:
- the FAHD1 gene encoding acylpyruvase FAHD1, mitochondrial yields the protein MAATKPLSRFWEWGKNIVCVGRNYADHVKEMQSVVLSEPVLFLKPSTAYVREGSAILMPAYSRNLHHELELGVVMGRRGRAVPEAAAMDYVAGYALCLDMTARDVQDECKKKGLPWTLAKSFTASCPVSAFVPKEKIPDPHNLKLWLKVNGELRQEGETSSMIFSIPYIISYVSQIMTLEEGDIILTGTPKGVGPVKENDEIQAGIHGVVSMRFKVEKPEY